One region of Intestinimonas massiliensis (ex Afouda et al. 2020) genomic DNA includes:
- a CDS encoding CocE/NonD family hydrolase, translating to MCIWHLYVSGIRCADLRFTPCGVLHAPLDPETAVLAPFQPLSAEAAAGYLALTHFDLEALAGRMAEYERLFPGPPEVETSWGARYLSDDGVRWAQREIKYPWNVTVSGGRLAAFTCPSRERVHVLVREGCEDATVLARWRAYRPEPILPVRRVENLEVPMRDGVALSTSLLLPQTDRPVPAVLVRTPYGKEDELDNYMRYAYRGYAVVLQDVRGRNKSGGAWIPNHFETEDGDDTLNWIAAQNWCDGSVGMVGGSYLGYVQWAAAASRNPHLKALISVVCAGSAFHDLPRKGGSLVSGMLAWAFSVSQQQFDGTKMERDDWDEVLDIRPLADLPRKALGYDIPFFHQWLAHPDNDDFWRAGDWAERGAGVDVPALIVSGWFDDNGAGTTEALDLTADYPDGRRKIILGPWPHSGNARYDLHGLALGNGALRDDIDLIFLQWFDHHLLGADNGAEAMPTVRYYTIGEEKWKTAGNWPVPGGRTVSFYLTPGGGLSDALPEEQGCDSYTYDPADPAEHIIDLSENELGVPEDYTLVEQRPDVLSYTTPALTQPLVLTGDFTVELYVSSDAPDTDFIVRITDVDEHGRSRKLADGVLSARYRDGFGAPKLMEPGRVYKLSIRTSKLSAAFQPGHRLRLTVTSGARNFLFPNRNTGAGFDGTEVRPAENSIHFGGICPSRVIAWQETQP from the coding sequence ATGTGTATCTGGCATCTCTATGTCTCCGGTATCCGCTGCGCCGACCTGCGGTTCACGCCCTGCGGGGTGCTCCACGCTCCCCTGGACCCCGAGACCGCCGTCCTTGCCCCCTTCCAGCCCCTCTCCGCCGAGGCGGCGGCCGGCTATCTGGCCCTGACCCACTTCGACCTGGAGGCCCTGGCCGGGCGCATGGCGGAATACGAGCGGCTCTTCCCCGGCCCCCCGGAGGTGGAGACCTCCTGGGGCGCCCGCTACCTTAGCGACGACGGTGTGCGCTGGGCTCAGCGGGAGATCAAATACCCCTGGAACGTCACCGTCTCCGGTGGAAGGCTGGCGGCCTTCACCTGCCCCAGCCGGGAGCGGGTCCACGTGCTGGTCCGGGAGGGCTGCGAGGATGCCACCGTTCTGGCCCGGTGGCGGGCCTACCGCCCCGAGCCCATCCTCCCGGTCCGGCGGGTGGAAAACCTGGAGGTGCCCATGCGGGACGGGGTGGCTTTGTCCACCTCCCTGCTGCTGCCCCAGACGGACCGGCCCGTGCCCGCCGTGCTGGTGCGCACCCCCTACGGCAAGGAGGACGAGCTGGACAACTACATGCGATACGCCTACCGGGGCTACGCCGTGGTGCTCCAGGACGTGCGGGGCCGAAACAAGAGCGGCGGGGCATGGATTCCCAACCACTTTGAGACCGAGGACGGCGACGACACCCTCAACTGGATCGCCGCCCAGAATTGGTGCGACGGCAGCGTGGGCATGGTGGGCGGCTCCTACCTGGGCTATGTCCAGTGGGCGGCCGCCGCGTCCCGGAATCCCCACCTGAAGGCCCTCATCAGCGTGGTCTGCGCCGGCAGCGCCTTCCACGACCTGCCCCGGAAGGGGGGCTCCCTGGTGTCCGGGATGCTGGCCTGGGCCTTCTCCGTCTCGCAGCAGCAGTTCGATGGCACCAAGATGGAGCGGGACGACTGGGACGAGGTGCTGGACATCCGGCCCCTGGCCGACCTGCCTCGGAAGGCGCTGGGCTATGACATCCCCTTCTTCCACCAGTGGCTGGCCCACCCGGACAACGACGACTTCTGGCGGGCCGGGGACTGGGCGGAGCGGGGGGCCGGCGTGGACGTGCCCGCCCTCATCGTCTCCGGCTGGTTCGACGACAACGGCGCCGGCACCACCGAGGCCCTGGACCTGACGGCGGACTACCCCGACGGGCGGCGTAAGATCATCCTGGGGCCCTGGCCCCACAGCGGCAACGCCCGCTACGACCTCCACGGGCTGGCGCTGGGCAACGGCGCGCTGCGCGACGACATCGACCTCATCTTCCTCCAGTGGTTCGACCACCACCTTCTGGGGGCGGACAACGGCGCCGAGGCCATGCCCACGGTGCGCTACTACACCATCGGTGAGGAGAAGTGGAAGACCGCCGGAAACTGGCCGGTGCCCGGGGGCCGAACGGTCTCCTTCTACCTGACTCCCGGAGGCGGGCTGTCGGACGCGCTGCCGGAGGAGCAGGGCTGCGACAGCTACACCTACGACCCGGCCGACCCGGCCGAGCACATCATTGACCTGTCGGAAAACGAGCTGGGGGTGCCCGAGGACTACACCCTGGTGGAGCAGCGGCCCGATGTACTATCCTACACCACGCCGGCGCTCACCCAGCCCCTGGTGCTCACCGGGGACTTCACCGTGGAGCTCTACGTCTCCTCCGACGCGCCGGACACCGATTTCATCGTCCGCATCACCGACGTGGACGAGCACGGCCGGTCCAGGAAGCTGGCCGACGGGGTGCTCTCCGCCCGCTACCGCGACGGGTTCGGGGCCCCCAAGCTCATGGAGCCGGGGCGGGTCTACAAGCTGTCCATCCGCACCTCCAAGCTCTCCGCCGCCTTCCAGCCGGGCCATCGGCTGCGGCTCACCGTCACCTCGGGCGCCAGGAACTTCCTCTTTCCCAACCGCAACACCGGCGCCGGCTTTGACGGCACAGAGGTCCGCCCGGCGGAAAACAGCATCCATTTCGGCGGCATCTGCCCCTCTCGGGTCATCGCCTGGCAGGAAACGCAGCCGTAA